Sequence from the Miscanthus floridulus cultivar M001 chromosome 16, ASM1932011v1, whole genome shotgun sequence genome:
TATGTACCGacgtggaagttctcaagggtggagaattcctctgTCTACCGGGCCACCTGCTCGCGTAGCCGGGCGCTtgcctcctccatccccatcacccggccccaaAGCACGAGCACTTCCCGATCTACCTCTGACCGGGCCTTTCGCTCCGGCTCTAAGGCTTTTTGCTCTGACTCCACGGCTTTCCGTGCTAACTCCAGGGCGTTCCGCTCCGATGCCAAGGCGCTCCGCTCCAACTCAAGGGTCTTTAGGGATTTCTGGAGCGCCACCTCGGTGTCCGTTAGGGATGTTCGCAACTCCACCTCGGTCtccgcctcaagcccccgctcagCGGTGGTTGCCCGCTCTGTTGCACGCTGCGCCTCTGCCCATGCCGCGATCACCTCTTTTGCCTAGTCCTAGGACTCACGGTGATCGGAGtctagctgatgctcaagctcagccatctgGGCGTGCTCCATTCGGAGGAAGCAGGACTTGTGGGACGACATCCCCTTCAGACTCtacgaaaaacaagcatgctaaggcaaccaacaaaagattcagaggtcaaggacaagtacgggaaactcacctccatggcAAGCTGTAGGTCGACCTCGACTAACTGTTGagtggacttaacccgctcctggaCGTCTTCGAGCTTCGCGAACAAGTTGGCGAGTTCAGACACCGCGGCATgtccttgctccccaaggatgtcctagagttGACCCTCCTACgaatcccgaaggatgaaccaCACCTTTGTCGGGTCCttggggcagggccactctaggtcatcCTCTAGTAGCCCACCAGAGGGCCCCGACTTGGACCgaaccaccaccagctcctgCGACGACATTGGTGGCTCAGCCACGAGTTCTGCCTTGTCGTCAgatgggatatccaccacctTAGGTGCACAGGCCGCCATCGAGAGTTCCAACTCAGTCCAGGCCATGTCTCCCTCCAGTGCTTTCGGCTCTAACCGCAAGGGTGAGCCGTGTAGCTCCCCGATCGATGAGGCAGGAAGctcagtctccctctcctcttccgccacggctggtggaggaggggccatgagAGTTACCTCTGACACAACCTCCACCATCAGCACCGGGATCGCCGCCAATGTCGAtgccgccgctgccaccataCCAGCAACCGACCTAGGGGGCTCCACCCCTGGAAGGGAAGGACTCGCCGCTGCCGCTCGGTTCCCCCCGCCGCTCACCACGACACGTTGCAGGGTGGTCCTCGAAGCCTCCTGCataggagttggggcgatgctcaatccCGTCATCGCCCGACCACTGACAAAAAGGGTAGGTAAGTCAAATTCCAAAAA
This genomic interval carries:
- the LOC136511153 gene encoding uncharacterized protein; the protein is MTGLSIAPTPMQEASRTTLQRVVVSGGGNRAAAASPSLPGVEPPRSVAGMVAAAASTLAAIPVLMVEVVSEVTLMAPPPPAVAEEERETELPASSIGELHGSPLRLEPKALEGDMAWTELELSMAACAPKVVDIPSDDKAELVAEPPMSSQELVVVRSKSGPSGGLLEDDLEWPCPKDPTKLEDVQERVKSTQQLVEVDLQLAMESLKGMSSHKSCFLRMEHAQMAELEHQLDSDHQAQRATERATTAERGLEAETEVELRTSLTDTEVALQKSLKTLELERSALASERNALELARKAVESEQKALEPERKARSEVDREVLVLWGRVMGMEEPISELVTLLSEQGGRVKTLERDLETIKMTFSQNAEELAKSHEERRALEGELD